One window of the Cognatishimia sp. WU-CL00825 genome contains the following:
- a CDS encoding sialic acid TRAP transporter substrate-binding protein SiaP, with protein sequence MTIRNFASIVAAGCFALAGSTAAFAQETLKWAHVYETGSAYHQVAEWAADEIKERTEGRVEINVFPASTLGKEVEINEGLGLGAVDIIYTGPSFVERYYGPIAISDYPFIMRGWDHWLSYRGSDLFSELSDGYHDATGNQVMGLVYYGQRHVTSNKPILSPADMEGLKIRVPNSPVMLMFPNAVGANPTPMAFSEVYLALQQGVVDAQENPLPTIQFKKFYEVQTNINLTGHILNSLLVIASDSALDRVGDDAAVVREVLDAAALKASEEINQAELDLVAWFREQGITVNEVDKAPFQDAVKPMLTGEDVPYTMEHFRRLGEL encoded by the coding sequence ATGACGATTCGGAATTTTGCATCAATTGTAGCCGCTGGCTGCTTTGCACTGGCTGGCTCAACGGCCGCATTTGCACAAGAAACACTGAAATGGGCTCATGTTTATGAGACCGGTTCTGCATACCATCAGGTCGCTGAATGGGCTGCTGACGAAATTAAGGAACGCACCGAAGGGCGCGTGGAAATCAACGTTTTCCCGGCATCAACTTTGGGAAAAGAAGTTGAGATCAACGAAGGCCTTGGCCTTGGTGCAGTTGACATCATCTACACCGGACCAAGCTTTGTTGAGCGCTATTACGGTCCGATTGCGATTTCCGATTACCCGTTCATCATGCGCGGTTGGGATCACTGGCTGTCCTATCGTGGCAGCGACCTGTTTTCCGAACTGTCAGATGGGTATCACGACGCCACCGGCAACCAGGTAATGGGCCTCGTTTACTACGGTCAGCGTCACGTAACCTCAAACAAGCCGATCCTGAGCCCCGCTGATATGGAAGGCCTGAAAATTCGCGTTCCTAACTCACCTGTTATGTTGATGTTCCCGAACGCAGTTGGCGCAAACCCAACGCCGATGGCGTTTTCCGAAGTGTACCTTGCGCTTCAGCAAGGTGTTGTAGACGCGCAAGAGAACCCACTGCCAACAATCCAATTCAAGAAGTTCTACGAAGTGCAAACCAACATCAACTTGACGGGCCACATCCTGAACTCGTTGCTGGTGATTGCTTCTGACAGCGCTCTAGATCGTGTTGGCGATGATGCAGCCGTTGTGCGCGAAGTGCTTGATGCAGCCGCATTGAAAGCATCCGAAGAAATCAATCAGGCCGAACTTGATCTGGTCGCATGGTTCCGCGAACAGGGTATCACCGTGAACGAAGTCGACAAAGCGCCGTTCCAGGATGCGGTTAAGCCGATGCTTACAGGTGAGGATGTTCCCTACACCATGGAACACTTCCGCCGCTTGGGTGAACTCTAA
- a CDS encoding TRAP transporter small permease, whose protein sequence is MQKNPKPMEGRADSARPDIIFKDEEVDVSDFGVADLPGLIALWVLAFIVFLQFFTRYVLNDSLAWTEEIARYLLIVVAFFGAVSVTRKGTHIFLEFFYRYLSARVGKWLAVTMEALSLAFYGYLAWLAVELAQKTRTKMASVEIPKSLLYWCVAAALMAMTAFSIYWLLRKIRQSPEAVLRELEERSLHDISN, encoded by the coding sequence ATGCAGAAAAACCCAAAACCAATGGAAGGGCGCGCCGACAGTGCGCGCCCGGACATTATATTTAAAGATGAAGAAGTTGATGTTTCCGATTTTGGAGTGGCCGACCTTCCAGGGTTGATCGCGCTCTGGGTGCTGGCATTCATTGTCTTTCTTCAGTTCTTCACGCGGTATGTCCTGAACGACAGTCTGGCATGGACAGAGGAAATCGCGCGATACCTCTTGATCGTCGTCGCTTTCTTTGGCGCTGTTTCAGTCACTCGGAAAGGTACGCATATCTTCCTTGAGTTCTTCTATCGCTACCTCTCGGCGCGAGTAGGCAAATGGCTGGCTGTTACAATGGAAGCTCTTTCGCTGGCCTTTTACGGCTATCTTGCGTGGTTGGCGGTAGAGCTGGCGCAAAAGACTAGGACTAAAATGGCGTCGGTCGAAATACCGAAAAGCCTTCTTTACTGGTGCGTTGCGGCCGCTCTGATGGCGATGACCGCTTTCTCAATCTACTGGCTCTTGCGCAAAATCCGCCAGTCACCTGAAGCTGTTCTGCGTGAGCTAGAAGAGCGTTCACTTCACGACATATCAAACTGA
- a CDS encoding TRAP transporter large permease, with amino-acid sequence MALILLFALLFLLLIAGAPVAVALGVASLVFVMLDGLPNVVVLHNMVNGINSFPLIAVPFFIMAGHLMNSAGITTKIFAFARATVGWMYGGLGHVNVGASVIFAGMSGAAVADAGGLGNIEIKAMREAGYDTDFSVGITAASSTIGPIIPPSLPLVVYGVIADTSIGQLFAAGLIPGLLMAFALMIMVAIFSKIRNYPRDERFSPRLFLSTFWHAILPLFTPLIIVGGILTGIFTPTEAAIAAVAYSMFLGVFVYRTLDAKRLLRVSMDTVETTASIMMIVAASSIFAWILTANQVAPMFAESMLGFTDNRVAILLIIMLIVLVVGCFMETLAAITILTPVLLPVAIQIGVDPVHFGIILILNLMIGLLTPPVGLVLYVLAKVSDVPFERCVVATAPFLVPLVLVLLMLTFIPALSMWLPEMIYK; translated from the coding sequence ATGGCACTAATACTTTTATTCGCACTGTTATTTCTTTTGCTGATCGCCGGTGCGCCGGTGGCCGTGGCATTGGGCGTTGCGTCGCTGGTTTTCGTAATGTTGGACGGGTTGCCCAATGTTGTCGTGCTTCACAATATGGTCAATGGTATCAACTCTTTCCCGCTGATTGCTGTACCTTTCTTCATCATGGCTGGCCATTTGATGAATTCGGCCGGGATCACGACAAAAATATTTGCATTTGCGCGGGCGACAGTCGGCTGGATGTATGGTGGCTTGGGGCACGTTAATGTCGGTGCCAGCGTGATTTTTGCTGGAATGTCGGGCGCGGCTGTCGCCGATGCCGGAGGGCTTGGCAATATCGAAATCAAGGCGATGCGCGAAGCCGGTTACGACACTGACTTTTCGGTGGGTATCACTGCTGCATCGTCGACAATCGGCCCCATTATTCCACCTTCGTTGCCTTTGGTGGTTTATGGTGTGATCGCAGATACTTCCATCGGTCAGTTATTTGCAGCGGGTTTGATCCCGGGACTGCTCATGGCATTCGCGCTGATGATTATGGTCGCGATTTTTTCCAAAATCAGGAACTATCCCCGTGATGAACGTTTCTCACCGCGCCTGTTTTTATCAACATTCTGGCATGCCATCCTGCCACTTTTTACGCCACTGATTATCGTAGGCGGCATTCTGACAGGTATCTTCACACCGACCGAAGCTGCAATTGCTGCCGTGGCCTATTCAATGTTTCTGGGCGTGTTTGTCTACCGCACGCTGGACGCCAAACGCCTATTGCGCGTGTCGATGGATACAGTTGAAACGACAGCCTCGATCATGATGATCGTGGCGGCTTCGTCGATCTTTGCTTGGATCTTGACCGCAAATCAAGTCGCCCCGATGTTCGCAGAGTCGATGCTTGGGTTTACCGACAACCGGGTTGCGATTTTGTTGATCATAATGCTGATTGTTCTCGTAGTTGGCTGTTTCATGGAAACACTGGCAGCGATTACGATTTTGACGCCGGTTTTGTTGCCAGTGGCGATACAAATCGGTGTGGATCCTGTTCACTTCGGTATCATACTTATCCTGAACTTAATGATCGGGCTTCTGACACCACCTGTGGGCTTGGTATTGTATGTTTTGGCTAAAGTATCGGATGTGCCATTTGAACGCTGTGTCGTCGCAACGGCACCGTTCCTTGTGCCATTGGTGCTTGTCTTGTTGATGCTGACCTTTATCCCAGCGTTGTCGATGTGGCTGCCAGAGATGATCTACAAGTAG
- a CDS encoding SDR family oxidoreductase, with product MTVANLFDLSGKTALVTGCKRGIGRGMAIALARAGADVIGVSATLETTGSAVEQDVAALGRSFRGYACDFSSKQAILAFAEQVKRDVGQIDILVNNAGTIKRAPAAEHADDLWDEVIEVNLSSQFRLTREIGKTMVKQGSGKIIFTASLLTFQGGINVPGYAASKGGIGQLTKAFANEWAGFGVNVNAIAPGYIATDNTQDLRNDPDRNAAILSRIPAGRWGKPEDFDGPVVFLASDASQYVNGTVLTVDGGWMGR from the coding sequence ATGACTGTAGCGAACCTCTTTGATTTAAGCGGTAAGACCGCACTTGTTACCGGCTGTAAACGCGGCATTGGGCGTGGCATGGCAATAGCCTTGGCGCGGGCTGGCGCCGATGTCATTGGCGTTAGTGCGACGCTTGAAACAACTGGCAGCGCCGTTGAACAGGATGTTGCCGCACTTGGGCGTTCCTTTCGAGGATACGCCTGCGACTTTTCCAGTAAACAGGCCATTTTGGCGTTTGCTGAACAAGTCAAGCGGGATGTTGGACAGATTGATATCCTCGTCAACAATGCCGGCACCATCAAACGCGCACCCGCGGCTGAGCATGCCGATGACCTGTGGGATGAGGTGATCGAGGTCAATCTATCCTCTCAATTCAGACTGACCCGTGAAATAGGCAAGACAATGGTCAAGCAAGGTTCAGGTAAGATCATCTTCACAGCGTCTCTTCTAACATTTCAAGGCGGCATCAATGTGCCTGGCTATGCTGCATCCAAAGGCGGTATTGGCCAGCTAACCAAGGCTTTTGCCAATGAGTGGGCTGGGTTTGGCGTCAACGTGAATGCCATTGCACCGGGTTATATTGCTACGGATAACACCCAGGACTTGAGAAACGACCCCGATCGCAACGCAGCGATCCTCAGTCGTATACCAGCAGGCCGGTGGGGCAAGCCCGAGGACTTTGATGGGCCGGTGGTCTTTCTGGCATCTGATGCATCACAGTACGTCAATGGCACAGTTTTGACAGTGGACGGTGGTTGGATGGGGCGCTGA